One window of Caldisericum exile AZM16c01 genomic DNA carries:
- the folE2 gene encoding GTP cyclohydrolase FolE2, producing the protein MKDVQSEKDKRNIFIEKVGVSSIKYPIRIMDKQNGFQNTVALVDIYVDLPSEYRGTHMSRFVEILNKHRNNMSLSNLEKILDDTKQQLRAKVAHIVLRFPYFILKKAPITKEESFMDYECAFIASKNEKFDFVLEVNVPVHLLCPCSKEISDFGAHNQRANIRVKVKMDRLVWIEEIVEMVENSASAPLYALLKRPDEKYITEKAYMNPKFVEDIVRDVSILFDKDERITYYEIEAISYESIHNHSAYAYLHRDKNSYNK; encoded by the coding sequence ATGAAGGATGTGCAAAGCGAGAAGGATAAAAGAAATATATTCATAGAAAAAGTTGGTGTTTCTTCTATAAAGTATCCCATACGCATTATGGATAAGCAGAATGGCTTTCAAAATACAGTTGCACTTGTGGATATTTACGTAGACCTACCTTCTGAATATAGAGGTACACACATGAGTAGATTTGTGGAAATTCTTAACAAACATAGAAACAACATGTCACTGTCAAACCTGGAAAAGATCCTTGATGACACCAAACAGCAATTAAGGGCAAAAGTTGCACATATAGTGTTAAGATTTCCATACTTCATTCTTAAGAAGGCACCAATTACAAAAGAGGAAAGTTTCATGGACTACGAATGTGCATTTATTGCTTCAAAAAATGAAAAGTTCGATTTTGTGCTTGAAGTAAATGTGCCAGTTCATCTTTTGTGCCCATGTTCAAAGGAAATATCGGATTTTGGGGCACATAATCAGCGAGCAAATATACGTGTAAAAGTTAAAATGGACAGGCTTGTTTGGATCGAAGAGATTGTAGAGATGGTTGAAAATTCTGCAAGTGCTCCACTTTATGCATTGCTTAAACGTCCTGACGAAAAATACATAACTGAAAAGGCATACATGAATCCAAAATTTGTAGAAGACATCGTAAGAGATGTTTCAATTCTTTTTGATAAAGACGAAAGAATCACTTACTATGAAATTGAGGCAATAAGTTATGAAAGCATACACAACCACAGTGCGTATGCTTATTTACACAGAGACAAAAACAGTTATAATAAGTGA
- a CDS encoding lipoprotein intramolecular transacylase Lit gives MIKKTILISITLILILLPLFWILFLNQPIFSLLYDTLHLKDYNNMEKEDYLSKVSIIIHYFFNTKPLLEIKEMSEIEKIHMKDVKFLILLALLILVFALVTVLVFRRELKKIIIREAGIVTLGIVAIIVIFSLINFDFAFIIFHRILFTNNFWLLDPSTLLIKLFPEKVFMVLAYIWFGITLFLSLIITVFVSV, from the coding sequence ATGATTAAAAAAACAATTCTTATATCCATAACTCTTATCTTAATTCTCTTACCTTTATTTTGGATACTTTTTTTAAACCAACCAATATTTTCCCTTCTGTATGACACGTTGCATCTAAAGGATTATAATAATATGGAGAAAGAAGATTATCTAAGTAAAGTTTCTATTATTATTCATTACTTTTTTAACACAAAGCCTCTATTGGAAATAAAAGAAATGTCTGAGATAGAAAAAATTCATATGAAAGACGTAAAATTTTTGATTCTTCTTGCCTTACTTATTCTTGTCTTTGCGTTAGTTACGGTTTTGGTCTTTAGAAGAGAGCTCAAAAAAATAATTATAAGAGAGGCAGGTATTGTAACACTGGGAATTGTTGCGATAATTGTTATATTTAGTTTGATTAACTTCGATTTTGCTTTTATAATTTTTCACAGAATACTTTTTACAAACAATTTTTGGCTTTTAGATCCGTCTACTCTTCTTATTAAACTTTTTCCAGAGAAAGTTTTTATGGTCCTTGCATATATCTGGTTTGGAATAACATTATTTTTATCACTTATTATAACTGTTTTTGTCTCTGTGTAA